In Candidatus Binatia bacterium, the genomic stretch CCCATGTAGCCCGGGTCCTTGCCGCTGTCCGGCTCCATGGCCGCGTACGACGCGAGCGTGTTGCGTCCGGCCAGGTAGTCCTCCACCTGGTCCATGAAGGGGCGCGGCTGGTAATACCCGACCACGCGATCGATCTCGGACCCGTCCTTCTTCAGGACCATGATCGTCGGATAGCTCTTCACGCGATAGTGAGCCGCGGTGACGGTGTCCTTCTCCGCGTTCAGCTTCACCATCGTGAAGCGCTTCGAGTATTGGATGAACCGGGGATCAGTGTAGGTAGACTCTTCCAGAGCCTTACACCACTGTCACCAGTCGGTATAGAAGTCCAGGAGAATGGGCCGCCCGGTCTTGCCGGCATCGGCGAGCGCCGCGTCGTAGGACGTGAACCACGCGATCGACTGCGGCGCCGCCGTCTCGTGCTTCTGCTGGGCGCACCCGATCGCGAGCGTCAACGCGAACGCTCCCGCCATTCCCCAGCCCTTCAGGGCGCTGGTCTTCATGAGCCTCCTTCGCGTTCGGCCCCTCCATCGGAGCCGAAGGTGAGTTCCGATCATCGGTTCCGCCTGCCCGGGTTGTCAAGGTATCATCGGGTATCACCCTGGAGGAGGCGGGCATGAGCGCGTGTCATTTCTGCGGGACGTCCCTCGATCCCAAGATGCGGATCGTCAAGGACACGGTCTGCCCCAGCTGCGGGCGGGACCTCCATGCCTGCGTCCAATGCCGCCACTACGACCGCCACGCGCACAACCAGTGCCGCGAGCCCCAGGCCGAGTGGGTCACCGACCGGGAGCGGCGCAACTTCTGCGACTATTACGCCCTGAATCCGGCGGGCGGCAAGGGCGCGGGCGTGCCCGATCGCGAGAAGGCGGCCCGCTCCAAGCTGGACAGCTTCTTTGCTCCCGGACCGCCCAAGCCCACGGCCGGCGAAGCACGCTCCAAGCTCGATTCCCTCTTCAAGCCCGCCCCTGGCAAGGACCCGGAGCCCGACGACGAATGAAGAAGATCGACGTTCTCGTGTTCGGCCCCCATCCCGATGACGCGGAGATCGGAGCCGGTGGCCTCCTCTTGAAGATGAAGGCGCTCGGCCACACCACCGGAATCATCGACATGACCCGCGGCGAGATGGGCTGGGGAACGCCCGAGGAGCGCGGGGCGGAATGCGACGAGGCCTGCCAGATCTTGAAATTGGACGTGCGCGAGAACCTGGACCTGGGCGACCACCGCATCGAGGACACCTTCGAAAACCGCTGCACCGTCGCCGCGGTGATCCGGAAGCACCGCCCCGATCTCATCTTCGCCCCGCACTACGCGATCCCCCCCGGGCGCGGGCTGGGCCACAACGACCACTTCAAGACGGGGATCCTGGTATCCCAGGCGTACAACCTCGCCCATCTCCGGAAGGCTCCGCTTCCGGGCGAGCCGCACCAGGCGAAAGCGCTCTTCTACTACTTCCTCCCGCCGGGCGTGCGCCCCACGTTCGTCGTGGACGTCACCCCCTACTTCGACGAGTGGATGCGCGCGCTCTCGGTGCACAAGACGCAGTTCTTCAACCCGGACCGCCCGAAGCCCAAGACCGAGATGATGTCGGTCGTCGATCGGATCGAGACGGTCGCTAAGGGCAACGCGTGGCTGATCGGCGGGAAGTACGCGCAGACGTTCTACTCGGACGCTCCGCTCAAGATCGGCGATCCCATGCACCTGGTGCAGGAGATCGACCCGAGGCCCTGAGCGCTTCGGGGAACCGGGCCCCGAGGAACCGGGCCCCGAGGGCTAGGGCGAGGACGTCTTCGGCAGGAGGGCGAGCCCCAGCTCCGCCTGTCCCGGATCCAGCACCACCACGTCGCCCGAGCGCAGCTGCGTGAGCGCGCGCTCCGCCGAGCGGCGGTCCTCCGGCCGGTGCTTCAGCTCCCAGAGCCGGTAGAAGAGCCATCCCGCGTCGATGTTCCCCTGCTCGGGCTTCTCGCCCGCCGCCAAACGGCCGATCGCGTCCGGATCGCGCGGCGCATAGCGGAAGCCTCCCGTGACCCGATCCTCCAGCCGGGTCCGGATCCAGACCGCGAGCGACTCCGCGCGCGCCAGGTGGCGCGGCTCCTTCGTCGCGGCGTACGCCTCGAGGTACGCAAGCCCCGCCGCGGCCTGATCGCCCAGCCTCCCCGGAAGCGCGGTGCGGCCGTTCCGCCACTCGTGATACAGCGAGCCGTCGCGAGCCCGCTGCGCGGTCCAGAGCCGGTCGAGGGCTTTCACCGCGCGCGCCACGGCCGCGCCCTTCCAGATGCCCGCGGCGGCGCCGTGCAGCACCGCCGCCGCCATGCGCGCGTTCTGCTCGGCGTAGAGCGAGGAGTCCACGGCGGGAATGCCCTGCTTACGGCGGAGCGCATCGGGAAGGCCGTAGTAGACGTCGCCTCCGAGC encodes the following:
- a CDS encoding PIG-L family deacetylase; this encodes MKKIDVLVFGPHPDDAEIGAGGLLLKMKALGHTTGIIDMTRGEMGWGTPEERGAECDEACQILKLDVRENLDLGDHRIEDTFENRCTVAAVIRKHRPDLIFAPHYAIPPGRGLGHNDHFKTGILVSQAYNLAHLRKAPLPGEPHQAKALFYYFLPPGVRPTFVVDVTPYFDEWMRALSVHKTQFFNPDRPKPKTEMMSVVDRIETVAKGNAWLIGGKYAQTFYSDAPLKIGDPMHLVQEIDPRP